The following are encoded in a window of Terriglobales bacterium genomic DNA:
- a CDS encoding KpsF/GutQ family sugar-phosphate isomerase, giving the protein MNRTGENVVRIEAEALRELAGRIAGPMAGPFQRTVDLLFGCSGRVVVTGMGKSGLIARKIAATLSSTGTPSLYLHPAEALHGDLGMVVAGDVVIALSASGETEEIVALLPTLKRLAVPVVSFTGDSLYAPQSPPRVSTLAQAADIALDCSIAQEACSLGLAPTASTTTMLALGDALAVALADRRGFREEDFAELHPGGKLGKKLARVSQLMHTGDAIPRVSPATKMTDVIYEMSRKKLGITTVAEGEKLLGIISDGDLRRLLERRGKDVLDLSAGECMTANPKTIAPDEFATKALNIMEEKKITSLAVVGGGRLVGIVHLHDLWGTEMV; this is encoded by the coding sequence ATGAACCGTACCGGTGAGAACGTGGTGCGCATCGAGGCGGAAGCTCTGCGCGAACTGGCCGGCCGCATCGCGGGGCCCATGGCCGGGCCCTTCCAGCGCACCGTGGACCTGCTGTTCGGCTGCTCGGGCCGCGTGGTCGTGACCGGCATGGGGAAGAGCGGACTGATCGCTCGCAAGATCGCCGCCACTCTGAGTTCCACCGGGACGCCGTCGCTCTACCTGCATCCCGCCGAGGCCCTGCACGGCGACCTTGGCATGGTCGTAGCGGGCGACGTGGTGATCGCCCTTTCGGCCAGCGGGGAGACGGAGGAGATCGTCGCCCTGCTGCCTACGCTCAAGCGCCTGGCCGTGCCCGTGGTCTCGTTCACCGGCGACAGCCTGTACGCGCCGCAATCGCCGCCCCGCGTTTCTACCCTGGCCCAGGCCGCCGACATCGCCCTCGATTGCTCCATCGCCCAGGAAGCGTGCTCGCTGGGCTTGGCGCCCACCGCCTCGACCACCACCATGCTGGCGCTGGGCGATGCGCTGGCGGTCGCGCTGGCAGACCGCCGAGGGTTTCGCGAGGAAGACTTCGCGGAGCTCCATCCCGGCGGAAAGCTGGGCAAGAAGCTGGCCCGCGTCTCGCAATTGATGCACACCGGGGACGCCATCCCGCGGGTCAGTCCGGCGACGAAGATGACCGATGTCATCTACGAGATGTCGCGCAAGAAGCTGGGCATCACCACGGTGGCCGAGGGCGAGAAGCTGCTGGGCATCATCAGCGATGGCGACTTGCGCCGTCTGCTGGAACGCCGCGGGAAGGACGTCCTCGACCTCAGCGCCGGCGAATGCATGACGGCGAACCCCAAGACCATCGCCCCGGATGAATTCGCCACCAAGGCCCTGAATATCATGGAAGAGAAGAAGATCACCTCCCTGGCCGTGGTGGGGGGCGGACGACTGGTCGGTATCGTCCACCTGCACGACCTGTGGGGGACGGAAATGGTCTGA
- a CDS encoding proline--tRNA ligase yields the protein MHYWSKLFIPTLREAPADAEVASHKFLLRGGYVRQLAAGIYSFLFLGHRAELKIIDIVRQEMDKIGQEFYLPAIHPRELWEASGRWSVMGDNMFRLKDRKGAEFCLGFTEEEVMTEIARKELRSYKQLPQIWYQIQAKFRDEPRPKSGLLRVRQFTMKDSYSFDLDAAGLDISYQKHYDAYCRIFDRCRLNYVVVEAHSGAMGGSQSHEFMVYTDAGEDLVVSCPKCKYAANIEKATSRLDVIEDYEAVGDGKPVPVHTPGLKTVEEVANFLGVSPKNKMKTMALMAVDLGGDPKEARNSPVIAFLRGDHQLNEAKLVSALPGMELRPMHPEEIQEIFRSPAGFLGPVTEHGFEFRGVKAKVLVDRALLGRKNLISGANKEDYHLRNVTPGRDFHIAEDQWADLRAVEAGEGCPNCGTPLVVAKAVEIGHIFKLGCKYSESMGARVLDKEGKEVTPIMGSYGIGIERILTAAIEQNHDERGFWLPPEIAPFHVIVVVINSRDKAQAEAAETVARQLERAGLDVLLDDRDERPGVKFNDADLIGVPARVIVGKKAAEGVVELVRRSTGEKRDANISAIAGQVTEFLR from the coding sequence ATGCACTATTGGTCAAAGTTGTTCATCCCCACCCTGCGTGAAGCGCCGGCCGACGCGGAGGTGGCGAGCCATAAATTCCTGCTGCGCGGCGGCTACGTCCGCCAGCTCGCCGCCGGCATCTACTCCTTCCTCTTTCTTGGGCATCGCGCCGAATTGAAGATCATCGACATCGTCCGCCAGGAGATGGACAAGATCGGCCAGGAGTTCTACTTGCCCGCCATCCACCCCCGCGAGCTTTGGGAGGCCAGCGGCCGCTGGTCGGTCATGGGCGACAACATGTTCCGCCTCAAAGACCGCAAGGGCGCGGAGTTCTGCCTGGGCTTCACCGAAGAAGAGGTCATGACCGAGATCGCGCGCAAGGAGCTGCGCAGCTACAAGCAGCTTCCCCAGATCTGGTACCAGATCCAGGCCAAGTTCCGCGACGAGCCTCGGCCCAAGTCGGGCCTGCTGCGCGTGCGCCAGTTCACCATGAAGGATTCGTACTCCTTCGACCTCGACGCCGCCGGCCTCGACATCAGCTACCAGAAACATTACGACGCCTACTGCCGCATCTTCGACCGCTGCCGCCTGAATTATGTGGTCGTCGAGGCGCACTCCGGCGCCATGGGCGGCTCGCAGTCGCATGAGTTCATGGTGTACACCGACGCCGGCGAAGACCTGGTGGTGAGCTGTCCCAAGTGCAAATACGCCGCCAACATCGAGAAGGCGACCTCGCGCCTGGACGTGATCGAGGACTACGAGGCCGTGGGCGACGGCAAACCCGTGCCTGTCCACACCCCGGGCCTGAAGACCGTGGAGGAAGTGGCGAATTTCCTCGGGGTCTCCCCCAAGAACAAGATGAAGACCATGGCGCTGATGGCGGTGGATCTGGGCGGCGATCCCAAGGAAGCGCGCAACAGCCCGGTCATCGCCTTCCTGCGCGGTGACCACCAGCTCAACGAAGCCAAGCTGGTTTCCGCCCTGCCCGGCATGGAGCTCCGCCCCATGCATCCGGAGGAGATTCAGGAGATCTTCCGCTCCCCCGCGGGCTTCCTCGGCCCGGTCACCGAGCATGGTTTCGAATTCCGTGGGGTGAAGGCCAAAGTGCTGGTGGACCGCGCCCTGCTGGGCCGCAAGAACCTGATCAGCGGCGCCAACAAAGAGGACTACCACCTGCGCAACGTCACGCCGGGGCGCGACTTCCACATCGCCGAGGACCAGTGGGCGGACCTGCGCGCGGTCGAGGCCGGCGAAGGCTGTCCCAACTGCGGCACGCCGCTGGTCGTCGCGAAAGCGGTGGAGATCGGGCACATCTTCAAGCTGGGATGCAAGTACTCGGAATCCATGGGGGCGCGAGTGCTCGACAAGGAAGGCAAGGAAGTCACCCCCATCATGGGCAGCTACGGTATCGGCATCGAGCGCATCCTGACCGCCGCCATCGAGCAGAACCACGACGAGCGCGGCTTCTGGCTGCCGCCCGAGATCGCCCCCTTTCACGTGATCGTGGTGGTCATCAACAGCAGGGACAAGGCGCAGGCCGAGGCCGCGGAGACGGTCGCCCGCCAACTGGAGCGGGCCGGGCTGGACGTCCTGCTCGACGACCGCGACGAGCGCCCGGGGGTCAAGTTCAACGACGCCGATCTCATCGGAGTCCCGGCGCGCGTGATCGTCGGCAAGAAGGCCGCGGAGGGCGTTGTAGAGTTGGTTCGGCGCTCGACAGGGGAGAAACGCGATGCTAACATCAGCGCCATCGCAGGCCAGGTGACGGAGTTCTTGCGGTAA
- a CDS encoding PBP1A family penicillin-binding protein: MAVKLKLSKSRKGARLTPAAVRLMVAAVLVVATLALGVFAWYYVKYQKIVDRRMSGRIFSNAAKIYAAPKEIRLGQSVTSQEIAAQLVRAGYTDKGDSRIGTYRMLSGGIEITPGPESYHNREGALVRITNGKVDRIATLEGKTQDLSAYELEPQLVTALFEGEQRSKRRLISYNDIPKVMVDAVLAIEDRRFFQHGGVNYFRLAEAALIDLRSGRKQQGASTLTMQIARGFFLTPQKTITRKLSEMLIAVQLEQRFSKQQIFELYANSVYMGQRGSFTVSGFGEASQAYFGKDIKSLTLPEAALLAGMIQLPNAYNPYKNPERALERRNLVLDSMVETGAIQRKEAERAKATPLKLAPPNVDATDAPYFVDLVKDTLTQRYNERDLNENALRIYSTLDPDLQRAAAEAVQAGMKLVDEQVTKLRTKRLKVGAGKAAKTETKVAPGPQAQVALVAMDPHTGEILALVGGRNYGMSQLNHAVAKRPTGSIFKPFVYAAAINTALTNPQAAFTPASMVDDSPTTFAFGDQIYEPRNYKEEYHGPVSARYALALSLNNATVKVAEQVGYDSVAELAKAAGITSVKATPAMALGAYDASPLEMAGAYTIFANGGTRISPVLVKSLRDSQGNMIEDFNPEKKDVLDPRVAAVMTNMMEGVVNFGTAFPVRARGFTAPAAGKTGTSHDGWFAGYTTNLLCIVWIGFDDYSDLRLSGAVTAAPIWAEFMKRAVQMPQYRDAQAFPQPPGVVEVTLDKVTNRLATSTCPDDYTAEFIAGTEPHDTCDQSDQRGFFSRIFGLGAKPVPPVSNAPQPPGTQAQPQAQSAQPPPEKKKGFFGKIFGVFTGGDDKKDKKDENKQPPPAPPPR, encoded by the coding sequence ATGGCTGTCAAGCTGAAGCTGTCGAAATCCAGGAAAGGCGCCCGCTTGACCCCTGCCGCGGTCCGGCTCATGGTGGCCGCCGTTCTCGTTGTTGCCACCCTGGCGCTTGGCGTCTTTGCCTGGTACTACGTGAAATATCAGAAGATCGTGGACCGCCGCATGAGCGGCCGCATCTTCAGCAACGCCGCCAAGATCTACGCCGCGCCCAAGGAGATCCGGCTGGGCCAGAGCGTCACCAGCCAGGAGATCGCCGCCCAGCTGGTCCGCGCCGGTTACACCGACAAGGGAGACTCCCGGATCGGCACCTACCGGATGCTCAGCGGGGGCATCGAGATCACGCCGGGCCCCGAGTCGTATCACAACCGCGAAGGCGCGCTGGTCCGCATCACCAACGGCAAGGTGGACCGCATCGCCACCCTCGAGGGCAAGACCCAGGACCTCTCTGCCTACGAGCTCGAGCCCCAGTTGGTGACTGCGCTGTTCGAGGGCGAGCAGCGCTCCAAGCGCCGCCTCATCAGCTACAACGATATCCCCAAGGTGATGGTGGACGCGGTCCTGGCCATCGAGGACCGCCGCTTCTTCCAGCACGGCGGCGTGAACTATTTCCGCCTGGCGGAAGCCGCGCTCATCGATCTTCGCTCCGGCCGCAAGCAACAGGGCGCTTCCACGCTGACCATGCAGATCGCCCGCGGTTTCTTCCTCACGCCGCAGAAGACGATCACCCGGAAGCTTTCCGAGATGCTCATCGCCGTGCAACTGGAGCAGCGCTTCAGCAAGCAGCAGATCTTCGAGCTGTATGCGAACTCCGTCTACATGGGCCAGCGCGGCTCGTTCACCGTCAGCGGCTTCGGCGAAGCCTCTCAGGCCTACTTCGGCAAGGACATCAAATCCCTCACCCTGCCTGAGGCGGCGTTGCTGGCGGGCATGATCCAGCTCCCCAACGCCTACAATCCTTACAAGAACCCGGAGCGCGCCCTCGAGCGCCGCAACCTGGTGCTCGATTCCATGGTCGAGACCGGGGCCATCCAGCGCAAGGAAGCCGAGCGCGCCAAGGCCACGCCGCTCAAGCTCGCCCCGCCGAACGTGGACGCCACCGACGCGCCGTACTTTGTGGACTTGGTCAAGGACACGCTCACCCAGCGCTACAACGAGCGTGACCTGAACGAGAACGCCCTCCGCATCTACAGCACCCTCGATCCCGACCTGCAGCGCGCAGCCGCGGAGGCGGTCCAGGCCGGGATGAAGCTGGTGGACGAGCAGGTCACCAAACTGCGCACCAAGAGATTGAAGGTGGGCGCCGGCAAGGCCGCCAAGACCGAGACCAAGGTCGCTCCCGGCCCCCAGGCCCAAGTAGCGCTGGTGGCCATGGACCCGCACACCGGCGAAATACTGGCCCTGGTGGGCGGACGCAACTACGGCATGAGCCAGTTGAACCACGCCGTCGCCAAGCGTCCCACCGGTTCCATCTTCAAGCCGTTCGTGTACGCCGCCGCCATCAACACCGCGCTGACCAACCCCCAAGCGGCATTCACTCCGGCTTCCATGGTGGACGACTCGCCCACCACCTTCGCGTTTGGCGACCAGATCTACGAGCCGCGCAATTACAAAGAGGAGTACCACGGCCCGGTGTCCGCCCGTTACGCCCTGGCTCTCTCCCTGAACAACGCCACCGTGAAGGTGGCCGAGCAGGTCGGCTACGACAGTGTGGCGGAGCTGGCCAAGGCGGCCGGCATCACCTCGGTGAAGGCCACGCCCGCCATGGCCCTGGGGGCGTACGACGCCAGCCCCCTGGAGATGGCTGGCGCCTACACGATTTTTGCCAACGGAGGAACACGAATATCCCCCGTGCTCGTCAAATCCTTGCGGGACTCGCAGGGCAACATGATCGAGGATTTCAATCCCGAGAAGAAGGACGTGCTCGACCCCCGCGTGGCCGCGGTCATGACCAACATGATGGAAGGGGTCGTCAATTTCGGCACCGCCTTCCCGGTGCGCGCCCGCGGATTCACCGCTCCCGCAGCGGGCAAGACCGGCACCTCGCATGACGGCTGGTTCGCGGGCTACACCACCAACCTGCTGTGCATCGTCTGGATCGGCTTCGACGACTACAGTGACCTGCGATTGAGCGGGGCCGTGACCGCCGCCCCCATCTGGGCCGAGTTCATGAAGCGGGCGGTGCAGATGCCGCAGTACCGCGATGCGCAGGCCTTCCCGCAGCCGCCGGGCGTGGTCGAAGTCACGCTCGATAAGGTAACCAACCGCCTGGCCACCTCCACCTGCCCGGACGACTACACGGCGGAGTTCATCGCCGGGACCGAACCCCACGACACCTGCGACCAGAGCGATCAGCGCGGGTTCTTCTCCCGCATCTTCGGACTGGGAGCCAAACCCGTGCCCCCGGTGTCTAATGCTCCACAACCGCCCGGGACCCAGGCGCAACCGCAAGCCCAGTCTGCGCAGCCGCCGCCGGAGAAGAAAAAAGGCTTCTTTGGCAAGATCTTCGGCGTCTTTACGGGTGGGGACGACAAGAAAGACAAGAAAGATGAGAATAAGCAGCCGCCGCCCGCTCCGCCCCCGCGCTGA